In Brachypodium distachyon strain Bd21 chromosome 2, Brachypodium_distachyon_v3.0, whole genome shotgun sequence, one genomic interval encodes:
- the LOC106866142 gene encoding E3 ubiquitin-protein ligase sina isoform X1 produces MSFPSSVIDSVASSSTILRPPHCPDGPFSGQCTAPTSTRCSVQRPDSCAATTQCSGLTLRKLHHPEPPTCADHLPLPSNRAGMAAPSKRNALVNVTVEDTGALHCGVCWLPLKPPIFQCQVGHVFCLPCRDKLVQTSARCPVCRGEIVDDNGGYRWNHGLEKLLESIRMPCPNAARGCSAKPAYYDRQAHVKTCPCRPCHCPAKACGFAGSMAKLLQHFPSVHRWPLTKLTHRRWQEIQLRHGFNVLDVGDSYDAAAKRLICLLLVVSSRRRLGCAIYPVCLDAGGGGIDGCDLELDVSRHNDETDSGDCPA; encoded by the exons ATGAGTTTTCCATCGTCAGTCATTGACTCCGTTGCTTCGTCTTCCACCATCCTCCGCCCGCCGCACTGCCCTGACGGTCCATTCTCCGGCCAATGCACCGCGCCGACGTCCACCCGCTGCTCCGTCCAAAGGCCGGACAGCTGCGCCGCGACTACCCAGTGCTCGGGTCTGACTTTGAGGAAGCTGCATCACCCCGAGCCCCCGACCTGCGCGGACCATCTGCCCCTTCCGTCGAACAG AGCAGGTATGGCTGCGCCTTCAAAGCGCAATGCGCTGGTGAACGTGACAGTCGAGGACACCGGCGCCCTCCATTGCGGCGTCTGCTGGCTCCCTCTCAAGCCGCCCATCTTCCAG TGTCAGGTCGGCCACGTGTTCTGCCTGCCGTGCCGCGACAAGCTGGTCCAGACGTCGGCGCGATGCCCCGTGTGCCGCGGCGAGATCGTCGACGACAACGGGGGCTACCGGTGGAACCACGGCCTGGAGAAGCTGCTGGAGTCCATCCGCATGCCATGCCCCAATGCCGCCCGGGGCTGCTCCGCAAAGCCAGCCTACTACGACCGGCAAGCCCATGTCAAGACATGCCCCTGCCGACCATGCCACTGCCCGGCAAAAGCCTGCGGCTTCGCCGGCTCCATGGCGAAGCTCCTGCAGCACTTCCCCTCCGTGCACAGGTGGCCCTTAACCAAGCTCACGCATCGGCGATGGCAGGAGATCCAGCTCCGCCACGGCTTCAACGTCCTGGACGTCGGCGACTCCTACGATGCCGCCGCCAAGCGCCTTATCTGCCTACTGCTGGTGGTGTCCAGCAGGCGGCGTCTTGGATGCGCCATCTACCCTGTGTGCCTGGACGCTGGCGGAGGCGGCATTGATGGATGCGACCTCGAGCTCGACGTCTCGCGGCACAACGACGAAACCGATAGTGGCGACTGCCCGGCCTAG
- the LOC106866142 gene encoding E3 ubiquitin-protein ligase SINA-like 11 isoform X2, which yields MYNLLLYFYSVIGCHRWETHAMGFGALLCSCKETVKCCELLFQDENKIKRPSSRAGMAAPSKRNALVNVTVEDTGALHCGVCWLPLKPPIFQCQVGHVFCLPCRDKLVQTSARCPVCRGEIVDDNGGYRWNHGLEKLLESIRMPCPNAARGCSAKPAYYDRQAHVKTCPCRPCHCPAKACGFAGSMAKLLQHFPSVHRWPLTKLTHRRWQEIQLRHGFNVLDVGDSYDAAAKRLICLLLVVSSRRRLGCAIYPVCLDAGGGGIDGCDLELDVSRHNDETDSGDCPA from the exons ATGTACAACCTCCTTTTATACTTCTATTCTGTAATAGGCTGTCATAGATGGGAAACACATGCAATGGGATTTGGTGCTCTTCTGTGCAGTTGCAAAGAGACTGTCAAATGTTGTGAGCTTCTATTTCaggatgaaaataaaataaaaagaccCTCTTCGAG AGCAGGTATGGCTGCGCCTTCAAAGCGCAATGCGCTGGTGAACGTGACAGTCGAGGACACCGGCGCCCTCCATTGCGGCGTCTGCTGGCTCCCTCTCAAGCCGCCCATCTTCCAG TGTCAGGTCGGCCACGTGTTCTGCCTGCCGTGCCGCGACAAGCTGGTCCAGACGTCGGCGCGATGCCCCGTGTGCCGCGGCGAGATCGTCGACGACAACGGGGGCTACCGGTGGAACCACGGCCTGGAGAAGCTGCTGGAGTCCATCCGCATGCCATGCCCCAATGCCGCCCGGGGCTGCTCCGCAAAGCCAGCCTACTACGACCGGCAAGCCCATGTCAAGACATGCCCCTGCCGACCATGCCACTGCCCGGCAAAAGCCTGCGGCTTCGCCGGCTCCATGGCGAAGCTCCTGCAGCACTTCCCCTCCGTGCACAGGTGGCCCTTAACCAAGCTCACGCATCGGCGATGGCAGGAGATCCAGCTCCGCCACGGCTTCAACGTCCTGGACGTCGGCGACTCCTACGATGCCGCCGCCAAGCGCCTTATCTGCCTACTGCTGGTGGTGTCCAGCAGGCGGCGTCTTGGATGCGCCATCTACCCTGTGTGCCTGGACGCTGGCGGAGGCGGCATTGATGGATGCGACCTCGAGCTCGACGTCTCGCGGCACAACGACGAAACCGATAGTGGCGACTGCCCGGCCTAG
- the LOC106866142 gene encoding E3 ubiquitin-protein ligase sina isoform X3: MAAPSKRNALVNVTVEDTGALHCGVCWLPLKPPIFQCQVGHVFCLPCRDKLVQTSARCPVCRGEIVDDNGGYRWNHGLEKLLESIRMPCPNAARGCSAKPAYYDRQAHVKTCPCRPCHCPAKACGFAGSMAKLLQHFPSVHRWPLTKLTHRRWQEIQLRHGFNVLDVGDSYDAAAKRLICLLLVVSSRRRLGCAIYPVCLDAGGGGIDGCDLELDVSRHNDETDSGDCPA, translated from the exons ATGGCTGCGCCTTCAAAGCGCAATGCGCTGGTGAACGTGACAGTCGAGGACACCGGCGCCCTCCATTGCGGCGTCTGCTGGCTCCCTCTCAAGCCGCCCATCTTCCAG TGTCAGGTCGGCCACGTGTTCTGCCTGCCGTGCCGCGACAAGCTGGTCCAGACGTCGGCGCGATGCCCCGTGTGCCGCGGCGAGATCGTCGACGACAACGGGGGCTACCGGTGGAACCACGGCCTGGAGAAGCTGCTGGAGTCCATCCGCATGCCATGCCCCAATGCCGCCCGGGGCTGCTCCGCAAAGCCAGCCTACTACGACCGGCAAGCCCATGTCAAGACATGCCCCTGCCGACCATGCCACTGCCCGGCAAAAGCCTGCGGCTTCGCCGGCTCCATGGCGAAGCTCCTGCAGCACTTCCCCTCCGTGCACAGGTGGCCCTTAACCAAGCTCACGCATCGGCGATGGCAGGAGATCCAGCTCCGCCACGGCTTCAACGTCCTGGACGTCGGCGACTCCTACGATGCCGCCGCCAAGCGCCTTATCTGCCTACTGCTGGTGGTGTCCAGCAGGCGGCGTCTTGGATGCGCCATCTACCCTGTGTGCCTGGACGCTGGCGGAGGCGGCATTGATGGATGCGACCTCGAGCTCGACGTCTCGCGGCACAACGACGAAACCGATAGTGGCGACTGCCCGGCCTAG